In Frederiksenia canicola, the sequence CGCAATAAACCCATTTGGATAGAATAATGCAAATACCAATGGAGGAATAAAAGTTAATGGCGTAAGTACTACACGATTTGACGGTAAATTGAAGCGTTTTAATAAATCGCCCACGCCTTCAAAAATCCCCATAGCGACACCTAGAAACGAGGTAATCAATGCTAATGCCGAGAACAAACGCACCGCTTCCCCCAAAATTGTGCTGCCTGTAATTTGTGCCGTTGCTTTGACTAAGCCATTTAAAGTGGGATCTTGCTTCACTAATGCGACAAATTCACCCTGACTTAATACCCCGTGCGTAGCTAATTGCCACAATAAATAGGCAGAAAGTGGAATGAGAGTACCAATCAAAACCGCTAAACGGATTTTACGAATATCGGCATCTAAGTAGCTATTAATGCTCCCCATAATCACATGGAAACCAAAAGACGTGAAGAAAATCGGAATGGCAGAAATTACTAATAAATTATCTAACGGCACAGCGGTTAAATTTTCTAATTTGGCTTTTGGTAACATCATCAATAATACAAAAATGAATGCTACGATTTTGCCTAAGAACATCAAGCGAGTGATACCATCAACGCCTTTGATCCCAATAACCACGAAAGTCCCTAAAATAAAGGTAAATAGTAAAATGCCGACTTTAGATGTCGTTTCTTCATCTCCCATAACAGGCAAAATACCAGATAGTAGCGACCCTCCGCCCGTGATATAAGCCGCTAATAAGGCATACAGCAACACCAATAAACTAAATGTCGCTAAACCACGTCCCGTCATGCCAAAATATTGTTCTGCAAGTGTTGCAACACCAACCTCTTTCTCTTTTGCGGTTTGATAGACTTCCATAAACAGCAAGCCAGTATAGGTGAGTAACGCCCAAAGCCCACCAAGCAAAACAACCGTCATACCAAATCCCATACCAGCAGAAGTCAGTGGCATTGCCAACATTCCCGCTCCAATTGTCGTGCCAGCAATAATTAAAGCACTGCCTAGAATTTTATTTTTCACTGTAAATTTCCTTAAGTAAAACGAATGGGCAGCATTCTAACAAAGCGAAAACAAATTGTAACGTTTTATTTTCACTGTATTTATTTTTATACAATTTTGTAAGGAGGTTGATACAACAAGCGGCCAGATCCGCAAAAAATTTTGCAAATCTGACCGCTTGTCAACTTCCGATTCAATTAACCAACGACTTTTGGTAGCAATCCTGCATCAATTAAGAATGGAACGATCACGATAAACACACCGATAATCAACGCAATCAGCAATGAAAGCGAACCACCTTTGACTTTGTAAGGCAACGTTGGGGATTGCTGGCGAAGCTTCCACACCATTGCGATTGGTAAAACGATCGCATAGAAGGCGAACATCTGCCCAGCGTAGCCAAGTGCGGCAACGAAGCCTTGTGGGTAGAAGAAGGCGAATAACATTGGCGGTACGAAAGTTAAAGCCCCTAAAGTCAGACGACCTGCATGAATATTTACACGTTTGAACAAATCTTCTAACGCTTCAAGTAAGCCGAGAGCCACGCCCAAGAATGAAGTAACCAATGCTAATGCAGAGAAAACTCGTACTGTGCCGCTGATCATTGAGCTGCCTGTCACTTGGTGAATGGCTTCTGCCAGACCGTTTAAGGTAGGATCTTTCTCTAAAATCGCCAAAAATTCTGTTTGACTTAACACTCCATGGGTCGCCAATTGCCATAGCACATAAGCAATCAGCGGAATGGCGGTACCGACTAAAATCGAAATGCGTAACGCTTTAACATTGCCTTCGAGATACTTATTTAAACTTGGAATGGAGGCGTGAAAGCCAAACGCGGTGAAAAACACAGGACTTGCCGAGATCAATAAGAACTTATCAATCGGCATTTCAAGCAAGTTGTCGAAAGAGATTTTTGGCAGT encodes:
- a CDS encoding aromatic amino acid transport family protein encodes the protein MKNKILGSALIIAGTTIGAGMLAMPLTSAGMGFGMTVVLLGGLWALLTYTGLLFMEVYQTAKEKEVGVATLAEQYFGMTGRGLATFSLLVLLYALLAAYITGGGSLLSGILPVMGDEETTSKVGILLFTFILGTFVVIGIKGVDGITRLMFLGKIVAFIFVLLMMLPKAKLENLTAVPLDNLLVISAIPIFFTSFGFHVIMGSINSYLDADIRKIRLAVLIGTLIPLSAYLLWQLATHGVLSQGEFVALVKQDPTLNGLVKATAQITGSTILGEAVRLFSALALITSFLGVAMGIFEGVGDLLKRFNLPSNRVVLTPLTFIPPLVFALFYPNGFIAALGYAGLLFAFYGLILPIGLAWKARQLYPNLPYRVAGGNLGLVIAFVMGVVIIVIPFLIEKGILPAVAG
- a CDS encoding aromatic amino acid transport family protein — translated: MNKTLGSTLIVAGTTIGGGMLAMPLTSAGIGFGFTMVLLVALWLLLCFSALLFVELYQNADSDAGIGTLAEKYYGTFGRVVSTAVLIIFLYAILSAYVSGGSSLLAAFLPTIVDAETTTRLAGILFVVVFGAFVVVGTTSVDAVNRLLFSSKILAFVLVLFLLLPKISFDNLLEMPIDKFLLISASPVFFTAFGFHASIPSLNKYLEGNVKALRISILVGTAIPLIAYVLWQLATHGVLSQTEFLAILEKDPTLNGLAEAIHQVTGSSMISGTVRVFSALALVTSFLGVALGLLEALEDLFKRVNIHAGRLTLGALTFVPPMLFAFFYPQGFVAALGYAGQMFAFYAIVLPIAMVWKLRQQSPTLPYKVKGGSLSLLIALIIGVFIVIVPFLIDAGLLPKVVG